The Colletes latitarsis isolate SP2378_abdomen chromosome 1, iyColLati1, whole genome shotgun sequence genomic interval TGCAGGAGAAATTTCGTGTCGTCGTATATCATCGGAGATTCGGATATTAATAAAAGAGATCTCACTAAATCGGGAATAAAAGTTCGATAAAATATCTGTGTTATATTTCATAGTTGTTTTAAAAGCCAATATTGTACCCTCATAAAAACTGCTCAGTCTTAACGAACTCTAAGATACGTGATATTTTATGATCTCTTGTATTAACGGAGAATTTAATTCCATGTCAGAAACTTTTCGCTTCCCTCGAATAAAAACACATAGTAACGCGTCTGAAAGCTTCTACGTTTTAAAAGGATTGTTTCGGCCACGAGCAAATAGTCGAAATGTTTTTACAACTGTTGCTCGTGGTCGTTGCTTATGGCACAGCCACTCTGTGCTCCTTAACCGTGTACCCTTGAGCTTTACCCACAGAAGACGATGCTTCTGTTACGCAGGAATGAATTCTTGCGGAGACTAAGTGTGAAGGCATAAGTCTGTCAAAATTAATCTAACTTCCCGTCCTGATTTTTCCCATAGGGACTAGCCAATCCTCATCGTTGTCACTTTGACAAGGCAATTCCTAACAATTTGCAACATTCCCACCCACGCTGCTGTCCAGTGTCCAGGTACACCAGTGAGCGAGACGTTGTCcctttttaaataaacaatttgggGAAACCAAAGCCCCCAAGACCCCGATGGTCTGCAGCTATGCGCTACCGCGAGTTTACGATACGTAAATCGTTATTGAGGCAAGGAAAagctccaaggattccaagtcCTGTGTGGAGTTCGGAGGTTCCTTAATAACAGTAACGTAACTTCCAAGTAAAAATGTCTCAAAAATAGCGAAGAAGTCACGCTCGTATCATAAACCCCGCGATGTTAAGGTTCCTTTGGAATCCTTAACAAGGATTGACGTACAAACTCGCTTTAAACGGACTAAGTAATTGTCGCTATAAACGCTGAATAATTGTAATTTTCCAGGTATCGAGGAACGTTGTTATTAATTAGAAATGCTCCATTAATTATATCGGTGGAACGGTACATCGTGCAGTTTGTTTTTATCCGAGTACACAACGTACCGTGAATGAAGTTAACAGAACGCACGAAATGATCGAATGGACGAAAATGGGAATTAGTGATACggttttgttaaaatttaaacTCCTATAGAAACGTATTTATTCGTGAGGCGATCAAATTTTAAAGTTTTCCCTAAAAATGTTCAATGTTTACTACTAGCGTTTAAAACTCGTAAAATATTTGGCTATTAAATTGATCGAATTCTATTACTATTCTGTTAACAAAATATGGAAAAAGATAGACCTATTGTCTAGATAGTTTGGTCACAGTATTGCAAAGAATTAAGGTTCTACGACGataagtttctttttttttctcaggaatttttgtataatttctggtttgtagaGCAATATATGTATATCTGAACTTTGTGCGTCATTGCGTCAACCAAAAGGGGTCAAAGTGTGGCTCGTCAAATTCGTGGAACAAGAAATTGGACAACGAAGTTACGTCGATTAACGgattaaaattattgatcgaccgGATACGGTTAACCGACTCTGCCAGTTAACTGCCAATCGGTTAACCGCGCGACGCAACTTTATTACGACCCTCGTCTCGCGAATTCTATGAATGGAATATCAATTGCGGGGAAACGGACGGCGGATTATCCTGACTTACTTTGCTGTGCTGCGGACCATCAGACAGCACGTGCCCGTCGAATAATTCTCCCGCCTTATTACGCAAATAATCACTTCGTTCATCCATGAAGCAAGCGTAAACTTCCCGTAGAAAAATGTCTACTTACACCAACGGTCTCCAAACTTTTAAAAAAAACAGATATTTCTTCCTTccttattttgaaatttcaagCATTTTTCTAGCGGTAACATACAGAAGATAaatcaaattttataatttaaattcgaTAGAATATATTTTGTCCCTTATTCTCTCGCTTCCccgattaaataataaaaagataAAAACACACGCGAGATTAAAACTTTAACATTTTctcgtttcggcaaaattaattcTACAATTTGACGAGAAGCAATAACGATGAAATTCAAATAATTGATATTATTACACGTTAGCAACAATGCGTCAAGCATTGCGATGTAAATCGGTTACCACGGTTATTGCACAGTAGTAATACTAATAGCAAGTCGAATTTGCAAATGTTTACGTTAGAATTAGCATGCATACTCCAGTAAAGCTGTACGTACATTGACTATCGACTAATTGAGTTTCACTATCGAAATATCCCGGATGATCTCTGACGATGCGAACACGATGTTTATATTCATTATAAAATCGATCGAAGGAACACGCCATATCTCGCTTGCGACTTCGAATCTCAAGATGCAACTGTATCTATCGTAGTAACAAGATTctataaatatatgaaaaaaaatgtcaaatattaaactatttataatatttagatATCATATTTGGAAACACATCgagaaattgaataaaaattcaaCTATGTTCGTTTATAATAATCGTGAGAACAGTGACCAATTAAATTTGCTTGAAAATAAATCGCGTTTGCAACGATTTGTTCATCGATCGAAATTTTCCGCGAATCGGTGCGGCTAGACGCAAAGTGTAAAACACTATCGCGAATATGGCAAAGACGCGCCTCTAACGCGGAATTCCAGCCCACCAGTGAGAAACGCTGATTGATTGAACGTGGCTCAGGCACGATCATCTCGTAATCGTTGTAAGCCAAATACGTAAACGCGATACGTGTTGTCGCAACTGGGATACGGGCGGGGAATGCGTCGCGGTAAATAGTAACACGACAAAGATTATCGCGGAGAAACGTTTGTACGCGTCCAATGGGCAACGACCGCAATGATTCTAGTCACGGTTTGCGTAACCATTCGCGCGTTCGAACAATACTCGACCCCGGAGAACCGCGATCCTTTTAGGGGCGAGCTGTACTTTTTCGCGATTGACACTGAAACCTAACATTGTTCACCCCCCGGGGGAAATACCGCGCCAACGTTTCGAGAATTTAGATTTCgtacagaattaatttttcctcGAGAAGCGTGAAAAATTTTAGCTCGTGCAGAATGGGTTTTTAGACTTTGCCTTATACGAGAGTATCAAAAATGCGAAGAAACAAGAAAAGAAAACAACTAAAACGACGTTGAATCGcgcaaaaaaatgattgtaaaatgattgtaattgacccctgcaatggaATATCGATTTTGAACACGACTAAATAGCATCAAAAACTTAATTTGGACATAATAAGAATTTTTTTAAGTTTTTATAATACCGTTGTGAGCtttgaaaaaattgaaataattatcGCCAACTTCTATTACTTTCTATTCCCCGACTTTCGTGGTAAAAGTTGAATTTCATGGCGGTAGAATTCCGATGGTTTAAATTCGAAGTATGCGTCGACCAAATTTTTCACTCCGTCGAATTTTCGGAATGTTTGCCCTCTGAGACAGTGGTCCCATCGATCGAAATAGACGGTAATCAGAAAGTGCTGCATCTGGAGAATAAACTAGGTGATGGGAGGACTGCCCAACTTAGAAATTTCAGCGGTGATTTTTTGGGGATATTCGATCGCAATAAGAAAAGAGGAATGTTAGAAAGACAGCAAGGATAATTAAACACGTTTTTGTTCTTTGAAACTATGTTAAAATTTCAACCAAAAATGTCCATTTCCGACAAATACCaaaaaatagtaatttaaaataacgaatttcgtgGCATATAAATCTTTGTGATGCGCGTTATATACCAAAAACGAAAGCTTTCCGCGACCTAATTAACGACCAACGTCCCCATTTTTGGGGACAAAACTACAAAAGATTTTCTGCTCTCTAAATGGTCTTACCAGCGACGGTCATTGTTTCAAAATTGGAACGCGCTTTTTTTAGATTCGAGATAGACATTATATGTTTAACGGCCGTAACATTAATCTATGATCTTCGAGAATGTAACGCAAGTATGATGAAACGTTTCATGAGTGAATGTAAATTATTTGACGTTTGAACGGAGGAAAACGAAAGCGACTcgagatttattttaattaaagctaTTCGTCTAAAGATTATCTGAAAGGATATTGCAAAAATTCGGGATAATCTAAAATTTACACAAAAATCATTTTCAACTAATCAGCATGGATTTTTTTTGTATAAATTAAAAACATCCTCTTTTTTAAAAAGGTGACCTTTTTCCCCTCAAACCGGAATATTGCAGaaccaaaaaattaatttatgtttCCGATAAACTACTTCCTGAATTTTCATATTCATACTATTCGCTCATAAATCAACGAAACgcttttttctttcgtcgagtcCAAACATGAAGCTTGTAAAAAAATGTGAAATCGCTATATCAGTTTCGACGTTAAACGAGTTACATAATGTAAAAACTCTACTGTCCGAGAACAAGGTACAGCCATTGCGCAAGCGAAATGATCCGAAGAGGCGAAGGAAACAATATTTATTAGTGTTATATAAGATTCAGTATTTATTATTCCTCCGTTCCATTTGAAACTGGACTGCGTATTACACGATACTTTGGTTTATTGAGCAACCATAATTACTGACTTCTTTCCTTGATATAATTCTACTTTATGCTCTCACAATTGACTCTCATCTATCTTTTAACCGTCGAACAGATTGCAGGCTACCCTGTatacttaaaaaaataaatatatagctTGGCAGCTACGAATCGTGCTAAATCTAGTTTGAACAACATTAATTCTCCCATAAAAAGAATAAACTATCAATCGTTGAAATGTATTTCAGGAAATGAAAAATAACTGTTTTCCAATTAGAAGCAAATTCATTCTGTATTCGATACAGCAAATTTAACATTTGCATCTTCTGACACAGATTTCTCGACAGCTGacttttcttaatttttctcGGTATTTCCTGTACCCCGATTTTAACTAAATATTTTTACCTTACTTCTATCACGCGTATTCGAGCTTTGACATTTAttcgatttattttcttcgtaTTTCTATTCTTATCTTGTCATTATATGCATCTCGTTTTCGAAATAATATTGCTCGCATCAACACTACTGCTAACGAACACTCTGTATCTGACAGTTTTAATGTATCTTTTCAATCAGTGATGAGTAAGTAGACCAATGGATATCTGGCcgtaaataaacaaataaaataaaataaattttcgttAAGGTATCCTAATAGCTTCGATCTACCTTGCATCGGGTTGGACGCGTTTCGAAATCTTCCCGAACGTTTCAAAATTCTCAAGGCAAGTTCGAGGAAGTTATCGACGCTGGGTCGTCGCCAGAGGCGTCGAAGGGGATCAGACGCCGGGGGTGACTGGGCTCGCGATCGTGCCCTCGAAACGAGTGACCGGTTTGGAAATAATGCGAGCGCGGGAGTACAGGTCGGTTCGGTTGGTACGCGAATTAACGCTCAGGAAATCGGATTACGTCGTGACCCACAGCACCGCCTGTCTACTAACTCTTGCATTAGCCTCCCTTCGAGCAAATTGCGTTTATCCTGGAGCGAGCAGGACGATCGGCTTGCCGGGAGTACTCTACCCCCGGGGTAAATTGCTAATTCGCGAGTCGCAGAAACAACACGATCGTGGATAGCACGCGGGATTTCGGCCCGTCGAAACTGACCCTTGAACTATGCAATGGCCCGTGGCCCGATGAGAAAAGTTGCAAACATCGTCGGAATCGCCGCGCCCGAATGGACGTTGAAAAAAACAATTACGCCTGACGTAAAATTCTCGGATACGGCGACGCTGCAGTTCCTCTACGATGGTCCATAAATTCTACCATTGTTTATTTTTTCATTGTGAACATAAATATAATAACGACAAAATTTCTTCTTACGGTGTAAGCTGCTTTGCTGCGGGTAGGATCTCGTGAGAATTTCGTAGggggacagaaaaggaaaggagggggtttTGCAGCAGgctctgccttagacgactgagaTTTTGGGGAgtcgatcgagcgcttgtgagagcgcaatccctctggtggcgagcatgggaagcgTCTTTACTTATACTGTCGTAAATACGATTCGCGAacattattctttattttcgacttCTTTTCACGAAGAAACAACGAAACGCCTCTATATACTGTGTCTCGAAACGAGCGAGTAAACAGCTAGGAGTCGATCGAATCCACGATCTCAAGGAGCCCGAAGATCTCGAAAACCTCTTGATCGATCAGCGCGAATCTATGGCTACGTAATTGCATCGAGGAGGAGAGCTAATAAGAGGAAAATAATCGTCGCTCGTCTCGAGCTTCGAGGAACGTTTCGAATAACCTGTTAGAGTCAAAACTGCAACGATGCATTCCCGGTTTCATTCAGTCTCGTTGGCGGGAGACACAATGCCCGGTAAAAGTAATTGCATCCctcgcgagagagagagagagaaggttAAATCGCCTGTTAGAACGCTAAACAGATAATTGCGCGTAATCGACCGATTGGTCAACTCTCGCCAGCGCTGGTAATCGTGTACGATCGTTTCGCCATCGATTACAATTATGGGGACCAGTCTCGTTGCCCCGACGTCCTTGCAATAACGTTACGAGCACAAAAATCGTAACGCTGTCTTTCGCGTCGAAACCGCCGAGGGAAAGTCGGGCTTCGTCGAAGGTTGCGTACGAACACGAATGTAACACAAATTGAAAGATCTCCGTACGATCACTCTCTCCCGTAAAACGTTATTATTAATGACTTACGTAACGGACGGTCGTCGTTCTTTTCGCGAACTGATCGGAGCAATTACCTGTTATTCGACTTTCGAGGCCACGTCGATCGAACCACCTGACGCCTACGGCCATATTCAGACGTTATGCTGTCGCCTGGGACACGAACAGGTCCCACGCTAGACCAGCGCTGAAAATTTCACTCGAAACGATCCACGCGAGATTTCTTGATAAATTAATTAAGCGACTAGCTTCTTCGGGAGTCGAACGACACGCTTGTGCGGATAAGAAGGAATTAGGTTGCAATTTTGACGAATCGTGATTCGCTGTCCGCGAGCCTGGCTCGTAATGTTTACGTTTGGACCAAAATCTTCGTCACgaatcagactcgttaaagtacggaAAGGGGTTAATTGGTCTGTGatcaaattaaatttagaagcaaaaaaaataataaacgcgTATCCAAATCGATTACCACTCACTCGTCCGCACCCTGCACCTAAGAAATGGGTACAGGGTCCCGGGGGCCCCACGTGGAGGTGAGATGAGTGGATTTGACCAGAGTGGGCCCGCCAACTTCGTCGAAATTCTCTGCACCAAGCTGCCACCAAGGTAGCAGCCCAGATATAGGAGAATATCGGCTACATCGGGGTTTTCGACCTGTCAAAAGTCAGGAAGACCCACTCCAGCCTCGTGCCCCCTTTTCCGATGTGCAACGACGAACTCGCGCTTACGCACGCTGTAAAAGTTCGGCCTCGTTTGTTTTCTGAAACAGAAACGAACAACGACAGAAGCGTATTCTTTGTATTTTGATGTACAATGACAAACTCGTACTTACGAACGCTATAAAAGTTTGGTCTCGTTTGTTTTCTCAAGCAGTAGcatactttttattttaataacctTTTCTTTTTAAAGGTATTGCTCCCACGGTATATAGGACGTGTAATGTAGTTTATAATTATTGCAAATGGACTACTTGTCCGGGCATTGttgatatatatattttttcttcgttaattaagaATCTTCGACCTTCGTAATAGTAATCATATTTGTGCTTTCGTTTCCTTGATCTCACAGTTAGATCTCATTTGTATTGCACTATGTATGCCCATAAATATTTGGTGGGAATGTTAAATACTgtacatattttcacattttcgcGCCTTAATAAATACGCAGGTGTGTGCACAAGTATTCGTACATGGTCAGAGAAGCACGTGGAGACATCTCTTCGTCGGCGATCGAAGATCCTGGCTGCGTATCGTACATGAAACCAGAGAGAATCGCGCGTATTTTTACCACGCGATCTGCACGGGATTGCACGGAATCGCAACTGTTATAAATTGATTGCAAAATTTCATTGGGGATTTGTAGCCCTCCGCAGTGCGCAATTTCGACTtgcacctgggttttttccccccGGTTGCAGGGTAATATATTTGACAACGCGTGTGTAGGTGCGTGTGACGATCGCGTAGGACAGCTTGTAGGATCAACGTGTACTAAACAAATTCACAAAAATCGTTCCATCGATATCCGTTCGATAAACGATACCCTCGAAACGACGTTCGTATCGTTTTGGAAAACGATAGGGAtacgataaaattaatattcgaaCGCTATAGAATTCTCACGACGAAaggtataaatattttattacacagggtgttcggccacccctaggaaaaattgtagtgagcgattctagaggccaaaatagaacgaaagtcaagaataccaatttattgatggagcctttgttaaaaagttattaacgtttaaagttccgcccgtacttaatttttttctcgaaaatgcgcaggatttcgggggtatgtctactcaccaaaaatgattgtaattgacccctgcaattaaaaataaattttttagaacgattcgaaattctttaattttgttgaaaaatttcaaacctcgaatttttttctcgaaagtgggtaggatttcgagggtatgtctactcaccaaaaatgattataattgacccttgcaactaaaaataatttttttagaacgatttgaaattttttaattttgttgaaaaatttggccccctgtcgatttttcttaaaaattcctttttcatttttagtaattctgtttgacgccgtacagaaaagttgtctaatactattttgtaggtgcccatgagctctacttcagaaaaaagtttcattgaaatatattcacaattgtaggagttacggctgtttgaaaattggaccatttttatgaggtttttctcattttgcggggtcaaggaccaacttttcaaatatttttgcgatttgtacatattctccatcaaaatacgcgtagtttacttttttaaacattaaaatcgtccaatccgttcagaagttatcacgttttaaagattcatatgaaaattcgggcagacatttctggccagaaattatgtttttgataaagaatttttttctcgaaactgagtaggatttcgggggtatgtctattgaccaaaaatgcttgcaattgacgcctgcaactaaaaataatttttccaagacgattcggatgtcttttttttcacccaaaaatttcacatcttctcgaatttttttctagaaagtgggtagaatttcgggggtatgtctattcaccaaaaatgactgtaattgacccccgcaaccgaaaataatttttttagaatgatttgaaattctttaatttaatgttttaataactctttaacgaagcctcagtcaaaaaattgatacacttgattttcgttttattttggccaccagaatcttccattaaaatttttcccaggactgaccgaacaacctgtatattaTAGTGGCCAAAAGCGTACAAATTATTTATCCATCGAAAGGTCCGTTTGTACACGCGATATTATTACAAACCCGTAAGAAGCGAGAAGCAGTCAGTTTCCAGTAAAGTAGAGTCATCGGCAACGAACGCGAATTAATTCGTTGCCTTGAACTCCGGGTACGCCGGAACTTGATTTCCCCTTAGAACGCAAAACGATACTCCCGCGACGAGAGCCGCTTAACCGTCGACAATTTGACGCGGGACAAACGTTTCGGGCCAGGGGCTGGTCGACGTGGCTATTTGCAATTCAGCACGGGTATCCGGTATCCGTATTATCGTTGAAAAGGCCGAAATGCCCGGCGCGGGAATACCCGGAGGAAATAATTTTCAACGAGCCCGCGGACCGTGGGCCTCGGAGAACGAACAAAGATGAAAAGCCCGACCGCGAATATGACTGACATCGGGGGTGGCTATATATCCTGGCGATCTACGCGAACGAAaagtggcaaaaaaaaaaaaaaaaaaaaggtggaCAGAGAGTGGGGAACGTAGTAAGCGTATGGATGAAAGAATAGAGGAAACGAGAGAAAAATAGCGAACGTTGGATAGCGAAAGGGATGGACGGGAAAAAGGTACGAGGAGAAAGAGAGAAGAGCTACGAGAGAAGGCACGAGGTGCTTTAGAGAGTAGAGTCCAATTTTTAATGAAAGCGCGGAAAGAACCATAAGTGCATATAGTGGCCGCATTTGTCCGCTTCTGAAGGGTACTTCATGCAGAAGAGTCCTGCAGGACTACCGTGCTCGGTCGGTCCGATCCGGTTATAGCCCGGCTATATCAGGGGGAAAAAAGATTCCAATAATTGCTGGTCGAAAAATATCGACAGTAAACTCTCTCGACCCTTTAATTGCATACCGACGCACAAGGCATATTGGTTTTTCAGTCGTGATTCTCTCTGCACCGTGCTCTTTCGCCTCTCGTTCTCTCTCGCGCTTCGTCTGTGATCTTTCACCCCTTTCCGTCGGTTCCTTCGCTCCGAAATCGccaagctttttctggttatcgCCCCCCGTATTCGGGGTGACCTTTTTCCCCTTGACCGGAAAGGTCAAATTTTGGTACGTCGTGGGGGATACCGGAAGTTGATATGCTTTTCAATTTTTCctaattttattcgaatcgcaCACTGAAATGTACCCTCGATGCTTTAATACTTTTCCATTGATACATTTTGACCCTTCGTCTTTAAACGCCACGAGCAAAGATTGGAAGAAAATCCAttggttacgaaaataaatatgaaGAGAGTATCAGTTTTCAATTTGCAGCGAGCATTGTCAACTCCATTTCAGAGGAGAAATATTTCTTATTAGAAGAGAATGTTCGAACGAAAACGAAGAATAACATAAATATCGATTTAAAAGATAGATTACAAACCCTGGTATATGAGACAGTCTTTAGACGTACTGAAATAAATTGCACTTTTTAAAATCAAACCAGATATTGCCATCCGACCATAAAATTGTTTTTACTGTTTTTTCATGTGACAAATGCAGGTGTCGCTTAATAACTTATTTCTGACATCgggtctggattagatctagATAGTCCATTTGAAATAGATTCACCTAGAAAGTTCAATTTGAGCTACGCAATAATTCCGGTTCCTTGGTTACCAATTCAGACTCTTCACCGATGTCTAAGCAATAGAAATTATCCTTTGTCGCGGGCTTCCAACTGGTCTTGACGAAATCATCGTGACACGTGGTAGGATTTCTACgttaaaaatgtgaaatatatattatttaaatgattgttaaattaataatatttaccCCGTTCTAGCGAAGTTGGTCCACATCGTGGTCAGACGTTCCAGTATAATTCTGTCTTTCGTGCCATTTGCAGGTGGTTCACGGTTTTTGGCTTTACAAATAGGCGAGTAAAACAGGTATGCCAATTCGTCCATATGAGATGCCCCTAAAAGTATGTTTAAGTATTACTCTTGCTTATAAACTCGACGACAGCCCTGACATAAGTGAGATTCAGAGTAATGTAGGTTTACCATTGACCAAACGTTTACACCTGAGATCCGTGAATGTGTTTTCATTCCCGACGTACGAAAATCTGTAAACGTAAGTAGGCGTGGACGTCCTTTTCAAACGATCCCTCAGGTACAGTTTTAAGGGCGCGATAAAAAATACGTATGTTTGGAAATATATAAACATGTCCAGTTTCTTTATGCTAATTGGTTGCCCATCGAAATACCAATCCTTGACAGTCTTTAATAATTCTTCTAATTCTACGGGCCCTAACTTTTCTAATTTTCCTAAGACCTTCACGTACTCcggtaaataattattataaatttccaTTCTTTCTTCGCCATTCGCTGAAACAAAATAATAGCATATAGATACGGCCAACGCGTCGCGTGTACGTCGATAAAATTCACGGTTACGCTTCGTTTTGGAGGACTTATTTTATGCGTCAAGTCAGTAAAGTATCGATCAAGCTCGATGTTAAATCTGTACTATACTTACGACAGAACCCGTCGCTATAAAAACGCACATAGGCTGTCTGAGTTAATCAGTGGTAATATCAATGGTAAATAATAAAGCCAAAATTGTTGGTCTTCCAAAACGAAGTTCAACCAAAATCACCGTTGCAGAACATGCTGCATTCGTATGGCAGGTAACCAGCCATAATAGGAATGCTGTTATCGTTCGAGTATAATTGTTCGATTGGCAATGGCAAAACTGGATCGTCTGCCATTCCATCGTAACTCACTCCAAAGGGCAACTCATACAACTCCAAGTCCTGTAAAACGATAAAGGAAACGTTACGTTTGTCGTTAAAAAATCGCCTGATTGTCTCGAGACGCGGTCATGGAAAATATTTTGCCTGTCTCGTAATTATGGACGAATAAGCTCCGACGATGTCCTTGTCGGGCACTTTACGCAACATTTCGACGACTTCCTCGGGATCTGTCGACGTTATTCCGAGGATCGACGCGAGTTTAAAACTGCGTTCCGCAACAAATTGTCCGGAGCTCCAATTGGCAGTCAAAAATCCACTTTGTAAGATTGCTTTGTGAAAGAGTCCTGTATAAAAATGACGATTTATCAGATTATTGAAATTTTAACTGGTAACGGTAGGTGAGAATCGATAAATCTACCTCGTGCTTTTGGCGATATAGATAAGGCGTGAGTTATTGCTCCTCCCGCGCTTTGACCAAAAATCGTGACGTTGCCAGGATCGCCTCCAAAGTTGGCAATAT includes:
- the LOC143340551 gene encoding esterase E4-like gives rise to the protein MNEPTVTTKQGKVQGTIVKSVLGAFYIAFYEIPFAAPPVRELRFKDPEPPAPWTDIRNCTKYTKKICVQARQHPPYNVIGNEDCLYLNVYTNSVSGSKPVMFWIHGGKFTTGSASPELMSPDYLVAKDVVFVSANYRLGAFGFLNLGHRVASGNQALKDLIAALQWVKENIANFGGDPGNVTIFGQSAGGAITHALSISPKARGLFHKAILQSGFLTANWSSGQFVAERSFKLASILGITSTDPEEVVEMLRKVPDKDIVGAYSSIITRQDLELYELPFGVSYDGMADDPVLPLPIEQLYSNDNSIPIMAGYLPYECSMFCNANGEERMEIYNNYLPEYVKVLGKLEKLGPVELEELLKTVKDWYFDGQPISIKKLDMFIYFQTYVFFIAPLKLYLRDRLKRTSTPTYVYRFSYVGNENTFTDLRCKRLVNGASHMDELAYLFYSPICKAKNREPPANGTKDRIILERLTTMWTNFARTGNPTTCHDDFVKTSWKPATKDNFYCLDIGEESELVTKEPELLRSSN